One part of the Anaeromyxobacter sp. Fw109-5 genome encodes these proteins:
- a CDS encoding GTPase, with translation MPANLTTQYKDAELRFRQATDHDAKREALREMLALLPKHKGTEKLHADLKKRLAKLEEEAGHAARGGHRADPGHVRREGAGQWILVGPPNAGKSSLLAALTHAHPEIGEYPFTTRAPLPGMAAVEDVQVQLVDTPPVAAGHTEPYLPNLVQGADGVIVVLDPTADDVAQAFAAVLEVLSRGHVWPRGRAPPQGASPLLVARPVLVVATRRDLDDGGTFAALARDAAGAELPFFAVSATRGDGLDALRPELFRALGRIRVYTKEPGKKPDLGKPFVLPAGATVHDLAALVHHDVAAHLKFARIWGHARFEGQQVDRHHVLADRDVVELHA, from the coding sequence GTGCCCGCGAACCTCACCACCCAGTACAAGGACGCGGAGCTGCGCTTCCGCCAGGCGACGGATCACGACGCGAAGCGCGAGGCGCTCCGCGAGATGCTGGCGCTCCTCCCCAAGCACAAGGGGACGGAGAAGCTCCACGCGGACCTCAAGAAGCGGCTGGCGAAGCTCGAGGAGGAGGCCGGGCACGCGGCGCGCGGCGGCCACCGCGCCGACCCCGGGCACGTGCGGCGCGAGGGCGCCGGGCAGTGGATCCTGGTCGGCCCGCCGAACGCGGGGAAGTCCTCGCTCCTCGCGGCGCTCACCCACGCGCACCCCGAGATCGGCGAGTACCCGTTCACCACGCGCGCGCCGCTGCCCGGGATGGCGGCGGTCGAGGACGTGCAGGTGCAGCTCGTGGACACGCCCCCCGTCGCGGCGGGGCACACCGAGCCGTACCTGCCCAACCTCGTGCAGGGCGCGGACGGCGTGATCGTGGTGCTCGACCCGACCGCCGACGACGTGGCGCAGGCGTTCGCGGCGGTCCTCGAGGTGCTCTCGCGAGGTCACGTGTGGCCGCGCGGGCGCGCGCCGCCCCAGGGCGCGTCGCCCCTCCTCGTCGCGCGGCCGGTGCTGGTGGTCGCCACCCGCCGCGATCTCGACGACGGCGGCACGTTCGCCGCGCTCGCGCGCGACGCGGCGGGCGCGGAGCTGCCCTTCTTCGCGGTGTCGGCGACGCGCGGCGACGGGCTCGACGCGCTCCGGCCCGAGCTGTTCCGCGCGCTGGGACGGATCCGCGTCTACACGAAGGAGCCCGGCAAGAAGCCCGATCTGGGCAAGCCCTTCGTGCTCCCCGCCGGCGCGACCGTGCACGACCTCGCCGCGCTCGTGCACCACGACGTCGCCGCGCACCTCAAGTTCGCGCGCATCTGGGGCCACGCGCGCTTCGAGGGCCAGCAGGTCGACCGCCACCACGTCCTCGCGGATCGCGACGTGGTGGAGCTGCACGCGTGA
- a CDS encoding sulfatase-like hydrolase/transferase, whose protein sequence is MSRALHIGAGATRGGSGYRFPALVWSLLHVPLFLALYASSIAAAVGNSPAAYRLPLWPIFLPQAGLLALAAFVVALPFSLKPGAYRVAAPAVLGLATSVLALDSRIYGAVGFHMNGFFVRVMFQPYALKETGISPADVALFLGIGIAFVALDVALGAWFIRRFATPRRTWGIALALLLAAGAERVYGAGLVYFGGPAMFAASGVLPLQVPLRMNSVYSRVFGKRAVDQFAGQESLRLPAGVAPEEIRFTRAPDVLFILAESLPAAHLAPEVMPNLWRRAEAGTRFTRHYAGSVATHYTLFSLLYGIQAQKLEATLGAGRRPVLFPALRHNGYAVKALSASCLDWMDLRETVFAGVSSEDLRNRCDGEGWGDRDPQLLADARAMAAAVPPGQPLFMFLFLYGTHFNYFHPPGAEPFRPAWDGSGGLQATTAAPETIRNRAKNAAYALDGTLEEFLSWFEQARGRRPLVIFTGDHGEEFKEKGHLGHGSAVTDEQIHVPLVVLGDGIPAATRDAPTSHVDVVPTLFSLLGDTHAPSLHSDGLSMFEAPEDRFVLSTVGWEPRYAVIGKDLKVTVYAGLAGAEVTDPQDRPLPDASARLAASAGRILRAMRGEEVAPAHVPRPLPAAATVGDR, encoded by the coding sequence ATGTCCCGTGCGCTCCACATCGGCGCCGGGGCGACGCGAGGCGGGAGCGGGTACCGCTTCCCGGCGCTCGTCTGGTCGCTCCTGCACGTCCCGCTGTTCCTGGCCCTGTACGCGAGCTCGATCGCGGCGGCGGTCGGGAACTCCCCCGCCGCGTACCGGCTCCCGCTCTGGCCCATCTTCCTCCCGCAGGCGGGGCTCCTCGCGCTCGCCGCGTTCGTGGTCGCGCTCCCCTTCTCGCTCAAGCCGGGCGCGTACCGCGTCGCGGCGCCCGCCGTGCTCGGCCTCGCGACGAGCGTCCTCGCGCTGGACAGCCGCATCTACGGCGCGGTCGGCTTCCACATGAACGGCTTCTTCGTCCGCGTGATGTTCCAGCCGTACGCGCTCAAGGAGACGGGCATCTCGCCGGCGGACGTGGCGCTGTTCCTCGGGATCGGGATCGCCTTCGTCGCGCTCGACGTCGCGCTGGGGGCCTGGTTCATCCGTCGCTTCGCGACGCCGCGGCGGACCTGGGGCATCGCGCTGGCGCTGCTCCTCGCCGCTGGCGCGGAGCGCGTGTACGGCGCCGGGCTCGTGTACTTCGGAGGCCCGGCGATGTTCGCCGCCTCCGGCGTGCTGCCGCTCCAGGTGCCGCTGCGCATGAACTCCGTCTACTCGCGCGTGTTCGGCAAGCGCGCGGTGGACCAGTTCGCCGGGCAGGAGTCGCTCCGGCTGCCGGCCGGCGTCGCGCCGGAGGAGATCCGCTTCACCCGCGCGCCGGACGTGCTGTTCATCCTGGCGGAGAGCCTCCCCGCCGCGCACCTGGCGCCGGAGGTGATGCCGAACCTGTGGCGCCGCGCCGAGGCCGGCACCCGCTTCACGCGCCACTACGCGGGCTCCGTCGCCACCCACTACACGCTCTTCAGCCTCCTCTACGGGATCCAGGCGCAGAAGCTCGAGGCGACCCTCGGCGCCGGGCGGCGGCCGGTGCTCTTCCCCGCCCTCCGCCACAACGGCTACGCGGTGAAGGCGCTCTCGGCCTCCTGCCTCGACTGGATGGATCTCCGCGAGACGGTGTTCGCGGGCGTATCGAGCGAGGACCTCAGGAACCGCTGCGACGGCGAGGGCTGGGGCGATCGCGATCCGCAGCTCCTCGCGGACGCGCGCGCGATGGCCGCGGCGGTGCCGCCCGGACAGCCGCTCTTCATGTTCCTGTTCCTCTACGGGACCCACTTCAACTACTTCCACCCGCCCGGCGCCGAGCCGTTCCGGCCGGCCTGGGACGGCTCGGGCGGGCTGCAGGCCACGACGGCGGCGCCCGAGACCATCCGCAACCGCGCGAAGAACGCGGCGTACGCGCTCGACGGCACGCTGGAGGAGTTCCTCTCCTGGTTCGAGCAGGCGCGCGGCCGCAGGCCCCTCGTGATCTTCACCGGCGACCACGGCGAGGAGTTCAAGGAGAAGGGGCACCTCGGCCACGGGTCGGCGGTGACGGACGAGCAGATCCACGTGCCGCTCGTGGTGCTCGGCGACGGGATCCCCGCCGCCACGCGCGACGCCCCGACGAGCCACGTGGACGTGGTCCCCACGCTCTTCTCGCTGCTCGGCGACACGCACGCGCCGTCGCTCCACTCCGACGGCCTCTCGATGTTCGAGGCGCCCGAGGACCGCTTCGTGCTGTCCACCGTGGGCTGGGAGCCCCGCTACGCGGTGATCGGCAAGGACCTCAAGGTCACCGTCTACGCCGGCCTCGCCGGCGCCGAGGTCACCGATCCCCAGGACCGGCCGCTCCCCGACGCCAGCGCCCGGCTCGCCGCCAGCGCGGGCAGGATCCTGCGCGCCATGCGCGGCGAGGAGGTCGCCCCCGCGCACGTGCCGCGACCGCTGCCGGCGGCGGCCACGGTGGGGGACCGGTAG
- a CDS encoding class I SAM-dependent methyltransferase, protein MADGPRRDFESAYLAGSPPWDIGRPQPEIVKLADEGEVKGTVLDVGCGTGENALHLASLGKRVVGVDGSRAAIARAREKAAERGLPVAFHVADALQLRRLHLRVETVVDCGLFHVFSDEERRPYAESLTEVLSPGGTLHVLCFSDEEPPGPGPRRVAEYDLRATFRSLFAMVRIRPARFESLVHPGGAKAWLATLVRI, encoded by the coding sequence ATGGCCGACGGACCGCGCAGGGACTTCGAGAGTGCCTATCTGGCGGGCTCGCCCCCCTGGGACATCGGCCGGCCGCAGCCCGAGATCGTGAAGCTCGCCGACGAGGGCGAGGTGAAGGGCACCGTGCTCGACGTCGGCTGCGGCACCGGGGAGAACGCCCTCCACCTCGCGAGCCTCGGCAAGCGGGTGGTCGGCGTGGACGGCTCGCGCGCGGCGATCGCGCGGGCGCGGGAGAAGGCTGCCGAGCGCGGCCTCCCGGTCGCGTTCCACGTCGCCGACGCGCTCCAGCTGAGGCGCCTCCACCTCCGCGTGGAGACGGTGGTCGATTGCGGGCTGTTCCACGTCTTCTCGGACGAGGAGCGCCGTCCGTACGCGGAGTCGCTCACCGAGGTGCTCTCGCCGGGCGGCACGCTCCACGTCCTCTGCTTCTCGGACGAGGAGCCGCCCGGCCCCGGCCCGCGGCGTGTCGCCGAGTACGACCTCCGCGCCACGTTCCGCTCGCTCTTCGCGATGGTGCGGATCCGCCCGGCGCGCTTCGAGAGCCTCGTCCACCCGGGCGGCGCGAAGGCCTGGCTCGCGACGCTCGTGCGGATCTGA
- a CDS encoding ion channel protein Tsx, whose amino-acid sequence MTSNPRFLALLAVLALAAAPASAQQAGGARATAAAAEPPFQAFSSTNVQLLQGYNFDDPLYYTDGRMTTVTLNHFSTWEYGDNFAFADFYAGHFRNGFSPSHEDAGEYKLYAEWHPRLFLNRVLGQKEPLFGFIKNWGLAGELNQSEGFGAYLAGVGFDLTLPGFAVAGLNLYYRYDSVLDSIDEGNQWQVSPFWTVPFSIGKVPFLFTGFVDVNGTHDFAADESFVEIWAQPQLLVDALAPFGGKPNRLWVGTEWFYHRHPVETASAPQIMVQWTVY is encoded by the coding sequence ATGACCTCGAACCCCCGCTTCCTCGCCCTCCTCGCCGTGCTCGCGCTCGCCGCGGCGCCGGCGAGCGCCCAGCAGGCGGGCGGCGCGCGCGCGACCGCCGCCGCCGCCGAGCCGCCCTTCCAGGCCTTCTCGAGCACCAACGTCCAGCTGCTCCAGGGCTACAACTTCGACGATCCGCTCTACTACACCGACGGTCGCATGACCACGGTGACGCTGAACCACTTCTCGACCTGGGAGTACGGCGACAACTTCGCGTTCGCCGACTTCTACGCCGGCCACTTCAGGAACGGGTTCAGCCCCTCCCACGAGGACGCCGGCGAGTACAAGCTGTACGCCGAGTGGCACCCTCGCCTGTTCCTGAACCGCGTGCTCGGCCAGAAGGAGCCGCTGTTCGGCTTCATCAAGAACTGGGGCCTCGCGGGCGAGCTGAACCAGAGCGAGGGCTTCGGCGCCTACCTCGCCGGCGTCGGCTTCGACCTCACCCTCCCGGGCTTCGCGGTGGCCGGCCTGAACCTCTACTACCGCTACGACTCCGTCCTCGACTCGATCGACGAGGGGAACCAGTGGCAGGTGAGCCCGTTCTGGACGGTGCCCTTCTCGATCGGCAAGGTGCCCTTCCTCTTCACGGGCTTCGTCGACGTGAACGGCACGCACGACTTCGCCGCGGACGAGTCCTTCGTCGAGATCTGGGCGCAGCCCCAGCTCCTCGTGGACGCGCTCGCGCCGTTCGGCGGGAAGCCGAACCGGCTGTGGGTCGGGACCGAGTGGTTCTACCACCGCCACCCGGTGGAGACCGCCTCGGCGCCGCAGATCATGGTGCAGTGGACGGTGTACTAG
- a CDS encoding arginine N-succinyltransferase, which produces MLLLRDAQKSDLPSLSRLAKVLNTVNLPYDERALARIIEQSVRSFAGRIRDPLQRAYVFVAEEPRSGRIIGTSMVIAQHGTRESPCTFFDVSEREHYSSTIDRHFKHEVLSIGYHFDGPTEIGGLVVDPEERGGEERAGKQLAYVRFLYLAMFRERFREKVLAELMPPLTKDGRSAFWEAFGKRFTDLDYQTADKKSRENKEFIQQLFPPVDVYATLFPEQVQRNLGKVGPETEPVRRMLERIGFHYVNRIDPFDGGPHYEARLEDVTLVRAYRRAKLAPEPLERDGEERLVGRYRTGGKIRFRAVRTPARLDGEVLRIPAKARAILEASPGERLHLVPFE; this is translated from the coding sequence ATGCTCCTCCTCCGCGACGCGCAGAAGTCGGATCTCCCGAGCCTCTCCCGGCTCGCGAAGGTGCTGAACACCGTCAACCTCCCGTACGACGAGCGCGCGCTCGCCCGGATCATCGAGCAATCGGTGCGCAGCTTCGCGGGGCGCATCCGCGATCCGCTGCAGCGCGCCTACGTGTTCGTCGCCGAGGAGCCGCGCTCCGGCCGCATCATCGGCACCTCGATGGTGATCGCGCAGCACGGCACGCGGGAGTCCCCCTGCACCTTCTTCGACGTCTCCGAGCGCGAGCACTACTCGTCCACGATCGACCGGCACTTCAAGCACGAGGTCCTCTCGATCGGCTACCACTTCGACGGCCCGACGGAGATCGGCGGCCTGGTCGTGGACCCGGAGGAGCGGGGCGGCGAGGAGCGCGCGGGCAAGCAGCTCGCCTACGTCCGCTTCCTGTACCTGGCGATGTTCCGCGAGCGGTTCCGCGAGAAGGTCCTCGCCGAGCTCATGCCGCCGCTCACCAAGGACGGGCGGAGCGCGTTCTGGGAGGCGTTCGGCAAGCGCTTCACCGACCTCGACTACCAGACCGCCGACAAGAAGAGCCGCGAGAACAAGGAGTTCATCCAGCAGCTCTTCCCGCCCGTGGACGTGTACGCGACGCTCTTCCCGGAGCAGGTGCAGCGCAACCTCGGCAAGGTCGGCCCGGAGACCGAGCCGGTGCGGCGGATGCTCGAGCGGATCGGGTTCCACTACGTGAACCGCATCGATCCGTTCGACGGCGGTCCGCACTACGAGGCGAGGCTCGAGGACGTGACGCTGGTGCGCGCGTACCGGCGGGCGAAGCTGGCCCCGGAGCCGCTGGAGCGCGACGGCGAGGAGCGGCTCGTCGGGCGCTACCGGACGGGCGGCAAGATCCGCTTCCGGGCGGTGCGCACCCCGGCCCGGCTCGACGGCGAGGTGCTCCGCATCCCCGCGAAGGCACGCGCGATTCTCGAGGCGAGCCCCGGCGAGCGGCTCCACCTCGTGCCCTTCGAGTAG
- the dtd gene encoding D-aminoacyl-tRNA deacylase, translating into MRAVVQRVSRAEVRVEGRVSGAILRGLLVLLGVAREDGPSDADLLADKLAGLRIFEDDAGKMNLSVGEVGGGLLVVSQFTLLGDARKGNRPSFVDAANPELANALYERVCGRLREKGLAVATGVFRAHMDVELVNDGPVTILLDSRRLF; encoded by the coding sequence GTGCGCGCGGTGGTGCAGCGGGTGTCCCGGGCAGAGGTCCGGGTCGAGGGCCGGGTGTCCGGGGCGATCCTCCGCGGCCTCCTCGTGCTCCTCGGCGTCGCGCGGGAGGACGGACCCTCCGACGCGGACCTCCTCGCCGACAAGCTCGCCGGGCTGCGCATCTTCGAGGACGACGCGGGCAAGATGAACCTCTCCGTCGGCGAGGTGGGCGGCGGCCTGCTGGTCGTGTCGCAGTTCACGCTCCTCGGCGACGCACGCAAGGGCAACCGGCCGAGCTTCGTCGACGCGGCGAACCCCGAGCTGGCGAACGCGCTCTACGAGCGGGTCTGCGGCCGGCTGCGCGAGAAGGGGCTCGCCGTCGCGACCGGCGTCTTCCGCGCGCACATGGACGTCGAGCTGGTGAACGACGGGCCGGTCACGATCCTGCTCGACTCGCGCCGCCTGTTCTGA
- a CDS encoding histidine triad nucleotide-binding protein, which produces MSDCLFCKIVAKTLPAKIVHEDADTVAFEDLNPQAPTHVLIVPRKHVATMVDLAPEDDALVGKLFRAGAAIAKARGIDGPGYRVVMNHNRDAGQSVFHIHLHVLGGRRMGWPPG; this is translated from the coding sequence ATGTCCGACTGCCTCTTCTGCAAGATCGTGGCGAAGACGCTCCCCGCGAAGATCGTCCACGAGGACGCCGACACGGTCGCGTTCGAGGACCTGAACCCGCAGGCGCCGACGCACGTGCTGATCGTGCCGCGCAAGCACGTGGCCACCATGGTCGACCTCGCCCCCGAGGACGACGCGCTCGTCGGCAAGCTCTTCCGCGCCGGCGCCGCGATCGCGAAGGCGCGCGGCATCGACGGCCCGGGCTACCGGGTGGTCATGAACCACAACCGGGACGCGGGCCAGAGCGTGTTCCACATCCACCTGCACGTCCTCGGCGGACGGCGGATGGGCTGGCCGCCGGGGTAG
- a CDS encoding CoA ester lyase, protein MNLVRPRRSVLYVPGAHARALEKARSLEADGLILDLEDAVAPAAKGDARARVVEALRAGGFGQREVAVRVNGLATPWGPDDLAAAARARPDAIVLPKVESAAQVHAADAALAAAGASERLALWCMIETPRGVLAAAEIAAASRRLACLVAGTSDLVKDLGARHTPARTEVLTSLGLIVLAARAFGLAALDGVHLELDDDAGLEASCRQGRDLGFDGKTLIHPRTIAAANRAFAPDPAELEEARRVIAAHASAEAAGQGVVVVDGRLVEALHVEAARRRVALAEAIGARR, encoded by the coding sequence GTGAACCTCGTACGTCCCCGCCGCAGCGTCCTCTACGTCCCCGGCGCGCACGCGCGCGCGCTCGAGAAGGCGCGCTCGCTCGAGGCCGACGGCCTCATCCTCGATCTGGAGGACGCCGTCGCCCCGGCGGCGAAGGGGGACGCGCGCGCCAGGGTGGTGGAGGCGCTCCGGGCGGGCGGCTTCGGCCAACGCGAGGTGGCGGTGCGCGTCAACGGGCTCGCCACTCCGTGGGGACCGGACGACCTCGCCGCCGCGGCGCGGGCCCGGCCGGACGCGATCGTGCTGCCCAAGGTCGAGTCCGCCGCGCAGGTGCACGCCGCCGACGCGGCGCTCGCTGCCGCCGGAGCCTCCGAGAGGCTCGCGCTGTGGTGCATGATCGAGACGCCGCGCGGCGTGCTCGCCGCCGCCGAGATCGCGGCCGCCTCGCGCAGGCTCGCCTGCCTCGTGGCGGGCACGAGCGACCTCGTGAAGGACCTCGGCGCGCGGCACACGCCCGCGCGGACGGAGGTGCTGACGAGCCTCGGGCTCATCGTGCTGGCCGCGCGCGCGTTCGGGCTCGCCGCGCTCGACGGCGTCCACCTCGAGCTCGACGACGACGCCGGCCTGGAGGCGAGCTGCCGGCAGGGGCGCGACCTCGGCTTCGACGGCAAGACCCTCATCCACCCGAGGACCATCGCCGCGGCGAACCGCGCCTTCGCGCCGGACCCGGCCGAGCTCGAGGAGGCCCGGCGCGTCATCGCGGCGCACGCGTCGGCGGAGGCGGCGGGGCAGGGGGTGGTGGTGGTGGACGGGCGGCTCGTCGAGGCGCTCCACGTCGAGGCCGCGCGGCGGAGGGTGGCGCTCGCGGAGGCGATCGGGGCGCGCCGCTGA
- the aroH gene encoding chorismate mutase, producing the protein MRGIRGATQVAANTVPAMEEAVVELCREIERRNEIGPADVVWAIFTVTHDLDADFPARAARVAGWTQVPMICSQEIPVPGSMPRVVRVLLHVDSAGPRSHVYLRGAQALRPDLHRQP; encoded by the coding sequence ATGCGCGGAATCCGTGGGGCGACCCAGGTCGCGGCGAACACCGTTCCGGCCATGGAAGAGGCCGTCGTCGAGCTCTGTCGCGAGATCGAGCGGCGGAACGAGATCGGCCCGGCCGACGTGGTGTGGGCGATCTTCACCGTGACGCACGACCTGGACGCCGACTTCCCCGCGCGCGCCGCGCGGGTGGCCGGCTGGACGCAGGTCCCCATGATCTGCTCCCAGGAGATCCCCGTGCCGGGATCGATGCCGCGGGTGGTGCGGGTGCTACTGCACGTCGACTCCGCGGGCCCACGCAGTCACGTGTATCTTCGCGGCGCGCAGGCGCTGCGGCCGGATCTGCACCGGCAGCCGTGA